The Coregonus clupeaformis isolate EN_2021a chromosome 3, ASM2061545v1, whole genome shotgun sequence genome includes a region encoding these proteins:
- the LOC121539239 gene encoding caltractin-like — MATSVKRPSLGPVPPPRKKSSPKPELTEELKQEIREAFELFDTDASGHIDVKELKVAMRALGFEPKKEEIKRMIMEVDKDGTGKISFSDFFTVMTQKMAEKDSKEEILKAFRLFDDDETGKISFRNLKRVAKELGENLTDEELQEMIEEADRDGDGEVNQGEFLRIMKKTSLY, encoded by the exons ATG GCGACCAGTGTAAAGAGGCCGTCCCTGGGTCCggtccctccccccaggaagaAGTCCAGCCCCAAGCCGGAGCTCACTGAGGAGCTGAAGCAGGAGATCAGAGAGGCCTTCGAACTGTTCGACACCGACGCCTCCGGACACATCGACGTCAAGGAgttaaag gttgcTATGAGGGCGCTGGGGTTTGAGCCAAAGAAAGAGGAGATTAAGAGGATGATAATGGAGGTGGATAAGGACGGAACAGGAAAGATCTCCTTCTCTGATTTCTTCACCGTCATGACTCAGAAGATG GCTGAGAAGGATTCTAAGGAGGAGATCCTGAAAGCATTCCGTCTGTTTGATGATGATGAGACGGGGAAGATCTCCTTCAGGAACCTGAAGAGGGTCGCTAAAGAACTAGGAGAGAACCTGACTGACGAGGAActgcag gAAATGATCGAGGAGGCAGACAGGGATGGAGACGGAGAGGTGAACCAGGGAGAGTTCCTCCGCATCATGAAGAAGACCAGCCTGTACTGA
- the LOC121539231 gene encoding sterol-4-alpha-carboxylate 3-dehydrogenase, decarboxylating-like produces the protein MATRIRPSSKRCAVIGGSGFLGRHLVEKLLDKGYTVSVFDIRQSYELPGVTFHQGDLCDKQALLTALQDVSLVFHCASPAPASDDKALFQRVNIQGTQTVLQACTEAGVQKVVLTSSASVVFEGTDIKDGREDLPYAKKPIDYYTETKIEQEKLVLKACDKEKGLLTVAIRPHGIFGPRDPQLVPILVDTARRGKMKFIIGDGCNLVDFTFVENVDHGHILAAESLRPESPICGKAYHITNDEPVRFWDFMSDILVGLGYAAPRYHLPYTLVYGLALLLWLLSLLLRPLVAFKPTFTPMRVALAGTHHFYSCSRAKQDMGYKPVVSLRDGIRRTVASYPHLRHGA, from the exons ATGGCCACGCGCATACGACCG AGCAGTAAGCGGTGTGCAGTGATAGGAGGCTCTGGGTTCCTGGGTAGACACCTGGTAGAGAAGCTCTTGGATAAGGGCTACACTGTGTCAGTGTTTGACATCAGACAGAGCTACGAACTACCTGGAGTCACCTTCCACCAGGGAGACCTCTGTGACAAAcag GCTCTCCTAACAGCCCTCCAAGATGTCTCCCTGGTGTTCCACTGTGCCTCTCCAGCCCCAGCCAGTGATGACAAGGCTCTGTTTCAGAGAGTCAACATTCAGGGGACACAGACTGTCCTACAGGCCTGCACCGAGGCCGGAGTACAG AAAGTGGTATTGACCAGCAGTGCCAGTGTGGTGTTTGAAGGAACAGACATCAAGGATGGGAGAGAAGACCTTCCCTACGCCAAGAAGCCCATTGACTACTACACAGAGACCAAGATAGAACAGGAGAAG CTGGTTCTGAAGGCCTGTGACAAAGAGAAGGGTCTCCTGACGGTGGCCATCCGACCTCACGGTATCTTCGGCCCCCGGGACCCCCAGCTGGTGCCCATCCTGGTCGACACGGCACGCAGGGGCAAGATGAAGTTCATCATCGG tgaTGGTTGTAACCTGGTGGATTTCACCTTTGTGGAGAATGTGGATCATGGACACATCCTGGCAGCTGAGAGTCTGAGGCCAGAGTCTCCTATCTGTGGCAAG GCGTACCACATCACTAATGACGAGCCTGTCCGGTTCTGGGACTTCATGTCAGATATTCTAGTAGGTCTGGGCTATGCTGCGCCGCGCTACCACCTTCCCTACACACTAGTCTACGGGCTAGCTCTGCTGCTGTGGCTGCTGTCTCTGTTACTACGCCCCCTAGTGGCTTTCAAGCCCACCTTCACCCCCATGAGGGTGGCCCTGGCAGGTACACACCACTTCTACAGCTGCTCCAGAGCCAAGCAGGACATGGGGTACAAGCCTGTGGTTAGTCTAAGGGACGGGATCAGACGCACGGTGGCGAGCTATCCTCATCTACGTCATGGAGCCTGA